The Mucilaginibacter terrae region TCGAACAAAGCTCAACCATTGCTTGTCGCTGATGAAGGGGAGCGGATTGATCTTATGAAGTACTGTCATCGCTTTAAATTTTAAAGGAACGGATCACCAGGACCCGTTCCTGAACTTTTTTAAACACTCATTCCTTTTTTACGCGTCTGCTTTTTTGCCGGCAGGTCCTCCTTGGCCTGCTCGCTTTGCTGTAACTTTTTATTGGTTTTCGATTCGGGTTCCAGCAACAATTCCCGTTTGATCTTTTTCATGCTATCATCGTAGAGGTCGATCGTTTTAAACTGCGGGTTGGCTGCGATATAATACTTGGTATCCTTGCCGTCTTCCGCAACAGTTACCTGTTGTGCATTGCCTTTTTTCAAAGAGCGTAATAGATTTTCCTGGCTTTGCGGGTTATCCATTTCTTTGATGCCAATACCGCTGATCACTTTCTTCACATCGAAGCCGTAGTTTTCGTGATAGTGTTTAAGCTTCATATTCCCTTTTTCGGTCAGATTATCTTTATCCAAAGCAACCCAGGCCTGATATTTCTGCCCCTCCAGGTTGTATAACTGTTTGTGAACCGCACGGCCTTCCATTAGGTTAAAGGCTTCTTTAGCGGTTATGCCGCTGCCTTTATTAATGAAAAAACTTTGTTTCAGGTCTTTGGCCGGATCATTCTGATGCGGGATATTCGCATCATACTTATTGAAAAAGTACATTTCATGATTATCACCTGCTTTGAAGTGCAACGTGTAATCAATTGCCTTCTGGTTGAACTCATGACGGGTTTGAAGATTGAACTCCGGAGATCTCGCGGCAATCTGTTTTTCCAGGTCTGCATTTAAGCTTTCGCCAAACCCCAGGTTCAGCAAGCTTTTTTTCAAAAATTCTGCATTTTCGGTATTCATCGTTACTTAGTTATATGTTATAAAATTGATTGGTTTCGTTACTTAGAACTGCCTACTGTTTGAACTTACTTGTTGATCTTAAGCAGTACGGGATACTGATCATCTAATTTTACCTTGATCTTCCTGATCTTTTTGCTGAACAAGCCTTTTGCGGCATTAACGCCACCGGCTGCCGCCTGGGAAGCTATAGATTGATCCATACTCAGGATCTGCATGTTTTGCAACGCCGTATTGGCATTGGAACCAACCTCGGCACTTAGTTCCGCTTCAGGCGCGGGTATGCCGGGCATGCCATCCAGGCTATACACGATCAGATCTACAGGTACAATTTGCTGGTCTAAACGAATATTGCTGATACGGATAACTAACCTTTGATTGGTAACCTGTGCGGTCCCGTAGACCTCTTGCCCGATTGGGAAATGTTGCCCTTTCAGCGTTACGCTATCAGTCAGTTTTAACCGGACGGCACCGCCGTCACGCACTTTTTGTTTGCCATCGATAGTCGCGGCAATTGCTTTAAAAGGCTTTTCTGTCTTCCTGACGCTTTTCTTTTCCGTAGCATTTTCGGGGTTTTGAATATTTTGTATCTGCGTCAGCATTTTGCTCAACTGTTTCATTTCAGGATCAGCCTCTGCACCCGCGCTGTTCATGCTTTTCATCATCTTCGACAGCCGTTTAACATCTGCATTACTCTCCTGAGTCTGTGAACCACCACCTGAATAACGTGTTTGTTCCGGCTGATCGATCTGGCTAGTGATCTGTGCGAGCTTTGCTTTGATCTGCACTTCATTGGCTTCGGCACTGTTTGCAGTTGCTTCCGATGTTACGTTGGTGTTAAACTTTATGGAAGAATCCTTCGAGGCCGGGTTTGTGCCATCAAATCCTAAAGCTTGGGTAAAGGCGGGACTTATGCCATCGGCATTCAATTCCACCGAATCCTTTTTAGCGGTTTGATAGATACCCATCTTATCCTTTTCTTTCTCGTCTTTGAACTGTGCCTGTGGTAAGGTAGTATTTAACCCGTTTGCCAGGTTATTTACGTTGGTACCATCGTGGTGACGGCCACCACCTAAGGCCCAAAACGCCATAAGGAGAAAGGGAACGATAAGTACAGGTATCATCACCATGAACTTGCGTTCTTTTATAAAATCCGGTGTATGCAGCGGCAGTTGACCGCCTTTAGCTGTTGCTTCCATGATCTGTTATTTAATCGTTAATGAATCAGTGAGTTGTTTTTGGCCGTTTTGCGGTATAGGCAAATCTGATGGTTGCCCGATGTGAGCCGCACTATACGGTACTTTACTTTGTTTTGAAAAAGCATTAAAAGGTCCGTTAAGCGTGCTTAATAACCAGGTTATTATAGACACAGTAACCAAACCTAAAATCCATCTTTGTTGCCTTTTAGAAAATCCATTGAACCATAAGTTGATCGCCGTTGCCAAACGCTTCTTTAAATGAAGGATGGCATTAGCAATAGCCGCTGCCGCCCGATCTGATGCCGGGTTTTCGGTGGCATGTGTGTTTTTATCTTTGAAAAACTTCATGGCTATGGTCGTTGAATGGTCGTGTCCTTGTTAGCTATCGTTTCCCAATGCTGGATCAGGAAACCGTGCGGATTGTTATCGGAACGGGTAACGTTCCTTAAATAGCCCTGGGTGATCAAACTCCGGTTTACCGTAGATGTGGACCGGATCAGTTTTTGGGTCGCATAACATTTGAAATAGTAAGGGTATTGGTTGATGTCCAGTCGAACGCTATCGACAATGACCTGCTGAGAAATATTACCGGAGATCAAGTTGTTATAGTAACTCTTTTCCTTTAAGTCATTATACTGATTCTTGGCGCTTTCATCAGCCAGGTAAAGCGCTTTACTGATGTTGGCGTTGATCACTTTTTCATCCGGGTCGAGTGTAAAGAAGTAATGATGAAACATAGAGATGTGATCTTTAGCCTCCACCGGGATGTTATCTTTTCGGTCCGCAGCAAATGCTTCCAACGCTTTTCCATTAGCGAGAATATAGATATGCCGGCCAGCCATATCGGCTGCCTGATAGCTCTTGTACATGGCAAAACAAGAGATCACCATACACGCTGCGATCAGCAGGTAGGTAAATATTTTGACGTGTTTAAAAGCCGTTTCGATGTTTTTGAGATGTGTGAACATGATCCTCGAGTTTTAATTTTATGATTCTTGTTTACCAGCGATGCGTTGTGCCTGGAGGTCATTTGCCTTAGGTGATGCACTTTGCCCGGCACTATTCCAGCCCTTCATAAAGTTACCCGGCGCATTAACGAGGTTGAGTGCCCCGCTTGCCATCCGGCTACCCACCGCGGATCCAGCCTGCATAGACGTATTGGATGCCATGGTGACCATCGAATTGACCTTTTGCAATAAGCCGTTGCCGCCACCTGCATTTACAATATAATTGGCTACGCTGGGCACGGTGAAATAGCCGATAATACCGATGATCAGGAAGATGAGATAGGCAGTGTCAGTCGAACTAAAGAAAGTATCACCAGCGGTTTGTACCTGGGAAATGTCCAGCTTAAGCATGTTTTCCTGTACTTTTCCGATGATAGCCCCGAAGATGTTAGACACTGGTAGCCATAAGAATACATTGATGTATTTGGCCAGCCAAACTGTCAACGTATGCTGGAAACCATCAAAGACAGCAAGGCCAAAAACTATCGGGCCTAAAATGGCCAGTATGATCAGGTAAAACGTTCGGATAGTGTTGATACAAAGGGCAGCTGCTTCAAAAAGGACCTGCAAAACTTCGCTCATCCATTGCTTTACAGTATTGCGAAAGTTATAGGATGCTTTGGCCATCGCGAATTTTACATCATTACCGATACTGGAAAGCATACCTTCGCCGTCTCCTGTTTTATCATCGGGATGTGTGTATTTATACCACTTATCCCTGTCTCCATCACCATCAGTACCCACGTACATCTGCCATGTATTCGTTTTTTCCACTGCTTCCTGTTTGGCTTTTAACAGCGCTGCGATAGCAGCATCTGAGTTTTTGACCATTCCGCCTGTGGCATTTACTGTAGGCTGCATGATCCCGTTCACCACGGCGATCACCGTTGGAAATAACAGAATGGCTAAACCCAATCCGAAAGGTCTTAAGAGCGGGTAAAAGTCGATAGGCTCGGCACTGGCGATCTGCCGCCAAACACGGCTGCCGATATACCCTAAGGCACCAAACCCGGCGATAGCCCTGCCAACACCGACCAGCTGGCTGCACATAGGCAGCATGTCGTTGTAAACCTGATTGAGCGTGCCTTGTAACCCCTGTATGTCGCCTGACAAGCCCTCGGCTTTGGAAAGTCCGGGCAAAGCAATAGCGGTAACCGCGATCATCGCGGCTATCAAATGTTTCCTTTTCATATAGATCTGAATTAGTTGTTTATCCCGTAAAGTTGTTTTACCGTTTGGATTTCGCCCTTTTCTCTCGTCCGTTGCAAGCTAAGCATGATGCCCTGCCGGTTGAAATACCGAAGAAATTGCAGCTTATCGGTGCTGCCGGTGTAGATACGGTCGATGGCTTTGATCCGTTCATCGTCGCTCATCCGAAGCTTGGTCGCCGTGAGGATGTTGGCCAGTTCACTTAGATCATTAAGGCTTTGTTTAACTAAGCGGGAGTAAACGGTGCCCATGTAATCCAGTTCTTTCGCATTGAAACTCCCGCTTTTCTTAAATTTAGTAAAGGCCGCCTTATATTCATTTAGTAAACTGGCTTGCTGGCTTACTATTTCTGCAACCCGGCCATAGTTCCGAACCACCGGACTTACCTGTAAAAGGCCATTGAGGTAGACGCTATGCAAGCTAAAATTCCCTTTAGCTAAGGAAGATACGGTACCATACCCTTGCTCGTAGATCTGATAGCCGGTCTTCATATCGGCAAGAATACTTTTCAGCTGGGTCAGCTTCTCGATATTCAATAATAATTGCTGCATTTCCTGGCCCTGCGCATTAGCCGTTTTGGAAAAGCTGATTGAAATAAAGAGCAAAACCGTAGTGGTTAATCCTATGATGTGTTCTTTCATAATTCACAGTTTAATGATGATCGCCGTATAGTCTGATGATTGCCTTATTATCCCGACCAGTCTGTTGATGTTGGAGGCC contains the following coding sequences:
- the traK gene encoding conjugative transposon protein TraK, producing MFTHLKNIETAFKHVKIFTYLLIAACMVISCFAMYKSYQAADMAGRHIYILANGKALEAFAADRKDNIPVEAKDHISMFHHYFFTLDPDEKVINANISKALYLADESAKNQYNDLKEKSYYNNLISGNISQQVIVDSVRLDINQYPYYFKCYATQKLIRSTSTVNRSLITQGYLRNVTRSDNNPHGFLIQHWETIANKDTTIQRP
- a CDS encoding TerB family tellurite resistance protein, which codes for MKEHIIGLTTTVLLFISISFSKTANAQGQEMQQLLLNIEKLTQLKSILADMKTGYQIYEQGYGTVSSLAKGNFSLHSVYLNGLLQVSPVVRNYGRVAEIVSQQASLLNEYKAAFTKFKKSGSFNAKELDYMGTVYSRLVKQSLNDLSELANILTATKLRMSDDERIKAIDRIYTGSTDKLQFLRYFNRQGIMLSLQRTREKGEIQTVKQLYGINN
- the traJ gene encoding conjugative transposon protein TraJ, translating into MKRKHLIAAMIAVTAIALPGLSKAEGLSGDIQGLQGTLNQVYNDMLPMCSQLVGVGRAIAGFGALGYIGSRVWRQIASAEPIDFYPLLRPFGLGLAILLFPTVIAVVNGIMQPTVNATGGMVKNSDAAIAALLKAKQEAVEKTNTWQMYVGTDGDGDRDKWYKYTHPDDKTGDGEGMLSSIGNDVKFAMAKASYNFRNTVKQWMSEVLQVLFEAAALCINTIRTFYLIILAILGPIVFGLAVFDGFQHTLTVWLAKYINVFLWLPVSNIFGAIIGKVQENMLKLDISQVQTAGDTFFSSTDTAYLIFLIIGIIGYFTVPSVANYIVNAGGGNGLLQKVNSMVTMASNTSMQAGSAVGSRMASGALNLVNAPGNFMKGWNSAGQSASPKANDLQAQRIAGKQES
- the traM gene encoding conjugative transposon protein TraM; translated protein: MEATAKGGQLPLHTPDFIKERKFMVMIPVLIVPFLLMAFWALGGGRHHDGTNVNNLANGLNTTLPQAQFKDEKEKDKMGIYQTAKKDSVELNADGISPAFTQALGFDGTNPASKDSSIKFNTNVTSEATANSAEANEVQIKAKLAQITSQIDQPEQTRYSGGGSQTQESNADVKRLSKMMKSMNSAGAEADPEMKQLSKMLTQIQNIQNPENATEKKSVRKTEKPFKAIAATIDGKQKVRDGGAVRLKLTDSVTLKGQHFPIGQEVYGTAQVTNQRLVIRISNIRLDQQIVPVDLIVYSLDGMPGIPAPEAELSAEVGSNANTALQNMQILSMDQSIASQAAAGGVNAAKGLFSKKIRKIKVKLDDQYPVLLKINK